A DNA window from Cervus canadensis isolate Bull #8, Minnesota chromosome 30, ASM1932006v1, whole genome shotgun sequence contains the following coding sequences:
- the AQP7 gene encoding aquaporin-7 isoform X2 produces the protein MVLGGKMGSYLGVNLGFGFGVTMGVYMAGNISGAHMNAALTFTSCALGRMSWRRFPVYVLGQFLGSFMAAATIYGLFYTAIIDFSGGKLTVTGPTATANIFATYLPDHMTLWRGFLDEVVVTGMLQLCLLAITEKGNNPALAGTEAIVIGILVVIIGVSLGMNSGYAINPSRDLPPRFFTFLAGWGSQVFSARDWWWVPVVAPPLGAYCAAMMYAIFIGFNKQQEPQVLENPKMSEDRRISVLPKTVSHQYGVSSLTPVSVYPEDRPSVLHHP, from the exons ATGGTGCTAGGAGGTAAAATGGGGAGCTACCTCGGTGTCAATTTGGGCTTTGGCTTCGGAGTCACCATGGGAGTGTACATGGCGGGGAACATCTCTG GGGCCCACATGAACGCGGCCTTGACCTTCACCAGCTGTGCGCTAGGCCGCATGTCCTGGAGGAGGTTTCCCGTGTACGTTCTGGGTCAGTTCCTCGGCTCCTTCATGGCGGCGGCCACCATCTACGGCCTCTTCTACA CCGCTATTATCGACTTCTCGGGGGGAAAGCTGACGGTGACTGGCCCCACAGCCACTGCTAACATTTTTGCCACCTACCTTCCTGACCACATGACATTGTGGAGGGGCTTCCTGGATGAG GTGGTGGTGACTGGGatgcttcagctgtgtctcttAGCCATCACAGAGAAGGGGAACAACCCAGCGCTAGCGGGGACGGAGGCCATTGTGATCGGCATCCTCGTTGTCATCATCGGAGTATCCCTGGGCATGAACTCGGGATATGCCATCAACCCATCCCGGGACCTGCCTCCCCGCTTCTTCACCTTCCTCGCTGGCTGGGGCTCACAGGTCTTCAG CGCCAGGGACTGGTGGTGGGTGCCGGTGGTGGCACCGCCCCTGGGTGCCTACTGCGCGGCCATGATGTACGCGATCTTCATCGGTTTCAACAAACAACAGGAGCCCCaggtcctggagaatcccaagatgTCTGAAGACCGCAGAATATCTGTGTTGCCCAAGACTGTGTCTCACCAGTACGGAGTCTCTTCCCTCACGCCTGTCTCTGTGTACCCCGAAGACAGACCCTCAGTCTTGCACCACCCTTAA